One region of Anaeromyxobacter paludicola genomic DNA includes:
- the hisG gene encoding ATP phosphoribosyltransferase — protein sequence MARRARTALADGPLLTVAVPKGRLTDEASLLFESALGVSPKALLGKTRKLFADAPEVGLRFISIRAADVASYVEHGAAQVGIVGLDVLREEPRDLYEPLDLGIGRCEVIVARPRGAKPLPRGVTPRIATKYVSLAAAHFAKKGLPAEVIALHGSIEVAPSLGLADAIVDITETGETLRANGLEVEESVLPVSARLVVNRVALKLHPERLRLLVAALREACRPSPREG from the coding sequence CTGGCCCGCCGGGCCCGCACCGCGCTCGCCGACGGCCCGCTCCTGACGGTGGCGGTCCCCAAGGGCCGGCTCACCGACGAGGCGTCGCTCCTGTTCGAGAGCGCCCTCGGCGTCTCGCCCAAGGCGCTCCTCGGCAAGACCCGCAAGCTCTTCGCCGACGCGCCCGAGGTCGGGCTCCGCTTCATCTCGATCCGCGCCGCCGACGTGGCGAGCTACGTCGAGCACGGCGCGGCGCAGGTGGGCATCGTCGGCCTCGACGTGCTCCGCGAGGAGCCGCGCGATCTCTACGAGCCGCTCGACCTCGGCATCGGCCGCTGCGAGGTGATCGTGGCGCGGCCCCGGGGCGCGAAGCCCCTGCCGCGCGGCGTCACGCCGCGGATCGCCACCAAGTACGTGAGCCTCGCCGCCGCCCACTTCGCGAAGAAGGGGCTGCCGGCCGAGGTGATCGCCCTGCACGGCTCGATCGAGGTGGCCCCGTCGCTCGGCCTCGCCGACGCCATCGTGGACATCACCGAGACCGGGGAGACCCTGCGCGCCAACGGCCTCGAGGTGGAGGAGTCGGTGCTCCCGGTGTCGGCGCGGCTGGTGGTGAACCGGGTCGCGCTGAAGCTCCACCCGGAGCGGCTCCGCCTGCTGGTGGCGGCCCTCCGGGAGGCCTGCCGGCCGTCGCCCCGAGAAGGTTGA
- a CDS encoding molybdopterin-dependent oxidoreductase, which translates to MDESELRRLEASRAALLARFAEKMRATPSLADPAPKGEGPRNAHGMPRMPVQQGEQDELIPMDLGRVPAVAMDRWKLTVDGAVEAPVTLGFEDLLALPQEDRTADFHCVTGWSVLGLSWRGVPVSTLLALARPTAEATHAMFHSHDGYSTNLPLEEALKDDVLLVHALGGAPLTAELGGPARVITPQLYAYKGAKWVNRIELLTQDRRGYWEIRGYSNTAYPWRNDREW; encoded by the coding sequence ATGGACGAGTCCGAGCTCCGCCGGCTGGAGGCCTCGCGCGCCGCGCTCCTGGCCCGCTTCGCCGAGAAGATGCGCGCCACCCCGTCGCTCGCCGACCCGGCGCCGAAGGGCGAGGGGCCGCGCAACGCTCACGGGATGCCGAGGATGCCGGTGCAGCAGGGCGAGCAGGACGAGCTCATCCCGATGGACCTGGGCCGGGTGCCGGCGGTGGCGATGGACCGCTGGAAGCTCACCGTGGACGGAGCGGTCGAGGCGCCGGTGACGCTCGGCTTCGAAGACCTCCTCGCCCTCCCGCAGGAGGACCGCACCGCCGACTTCCACTGCGTCACCGGCTGGAGCGTGCTGGGGCTCTCCTGGCGCGGCGTGCCGGTCTCGACGCTGCTCGCGCTCGCCCGCCCCACCGCCGAGGCGACGCACGCGATGTTCCACTCCCACGACGGCTACTCCACCAACCTCCCGCTCGAGGAGGCGCTCAAGGACGACGTCCTCCTCGTCCACGCGCTCGGCGGCGCGCCGCTCACGGCGGAGCTCGGCGGCCCGGCGCGCGTGATCACGCCGCAGCTCTACGCCTACAAGGGCGCGAAGTGGGTGAACCGGATCGAGCTCCTCACCCAGGACCGGCGCGGCTACTGGGAGATCCGCGGCTACTCCAACACCGCGTACCCCTGGCGCAACGATCGGGAGTGGTGA
- the prmC gene encoding peptide chain release factor N(5)-glutamine methyltransferase, which yields MKDTWTPLKLLAWTQGFFARGGVDAPRLTAEVLLAHALGCDRVRLYLDFDKPLGEPELAAFRALVKRRAAGEPTAYLVGRREFYGRPFAVDRRVLVPRPETELLVEAALAALPEGGAALDLCTGTGCVGITLALERPGARVTAVDLSPDALAVARANAAALGASVELLEGDLFAPVPPERRFDVIASNPPYVPTGELAGLSREVRQEPALALDGGADGLAVARRIVAEAPRRLAPGGTLLVELHESHAESLPALCRAAGFAEVELRKDLAGLPRLAVAVMV from the coding sequence ATGAAGGACACCTGGACCCCCCTCAAGCTCCTCGCCTGGACCCAGGGCTTCTTCGCCCGGGGCGGCGTGGACGCGCCGCGCCTCACCGCCGAGGTGCTCCTCGCGCACGCCCTCGGCTGCGACCGGGTGCGGCTCTACCTCGACTTCGACAAGCCGCTCGGCGAGCCCGAGCTGGCCGCCTTCCGCGCCCTGGTGAAGCGGCGCGCCGCCGGCGAGCCGACCGCCTACCTCGTGGGCCGGCGGGAGTTCTACGGCCGCCCGTTCGCCGTCGACCGGCGCGTGCTCGTGCCCCGCCCCGAGACCGAGCTGCTGGTCGAGGCGGCGCTCGCGGCGCTGCCCGAGGGCGGCGCCGCACTCGACCTCTGCACCGGGACGGGCTGCGTCGGCATCACCCTCGCGCTCGAGCGGCCGGGGGCGCGCGTCACCGCCGTGGACTTGTCGCCCGACGCGCTGGCGGTGGCCCGGGCGAACGCCGCGGCGCTCGGCGCCTCGGTCGAGCTCCTCGAGGGCGACCTCTTCGCCCCGGTGCCCCCGGAGCGCCGCTTCGACGTCATCGCCTCGAACCCGCCCTACGTCCCGACCGGCGAGCTCGCCGGGCTGTCGCGCGAGGTCCGCCAGGAGCCCGCGCTCGCGCTCGACGGCGGCGCGGACGGGCTCGCGGTGGCGCGCCGGATCGTGGCCGAGGCGCCGCGCCGGCTCGCGCCCGGGGGCACCCTCCTCGTCGAGCTGCACGAGAGCCACGCCGAGTCGCTCCCGGCCCTGTGCCGCGCCGCCGGCTTCGCCGAGGTGGAGCTCCGCAAGGACCTCGCCGGCCTGCCGCGCCTCGCCGTGGCGGTGATGGTATAA
- the murA gene encoding UDP-N-acetylglucosamine 1-carboxyvinyltransferase yields MDKIIVEGGVPLRGTVEVSGAKNAALPVVAAALLAEGDHVVHNVPDLADVRTLGRILRHMGCTAERGDGRTVHIRVPPDLKPEAPYDLVRTMRAGVVVLGPLLARWGKARVSLPGGCAIGARPIDQHLKVLGAMGAEIAIEHGYVEATVPGGRLRGTEFVFDLQTVTGTENALMAAVLAEGETVLRNCAREPEVADLALALNEMGAKIEGAGRTEIRIQGVETLRPLRHTVIPDRVEAGTLLVAGALTRGDVVVKGCDPSHLAALLEKLREAGAHLEPVEGGLRVRGEGRPRPFNVRTLPHPGFPTDMQAQVMVLAAVADGSSVITETIFENRFMHVLELRRLGADITVDGKTAVVKGVPRLSGAPVMASDLRASAALVLAGLDAAGETEIQRVYHLDRGYERLEEKLAPLGARIRRVPA; encoded by the coding sequence ATGGACAAGATCATCGTAGAAGGCGGCGTCCCGCTCCGCGGCACGGTCGAGGTCTCCGGCGCCAAGAACGCCGCCCTGCCCGTGGTGGCCGCGGCCCTGCTCGCCGAGGGCGACCACGTCGTCCACAACGTCCCCGACCTGGCCGACGTGCGCACGCTCGGCCGCATCCTGCGCCACATGGGCTGCACGGCGGAGCGCGGCGACGGCCGGACCGTCCACATCCGCGTCCCGCCCGACCTGAAGCCCGAGGCCCCCTACGACCTCGTCCGCACCATGCGCGCGGGCGTGGTGGTGCTGGGGCCGCTCCTCGCGCGGTGGGGGAAGGCGCGAGTCTCCCTGCCGGGCGGCTGCGCCATCGGCGCGCGCCCCATCGACCAGCACCTGAAGGTGCTCGGGGCGATGGGCGCCGAGATCGCGATCGAGCACGGCTACGTCGAGGCGACGGTGCCCGGCGGGCGGCTGCGCGGGACCGAGTTCGTCTTCGACCTGCAGACCGTCACCGGCACCGAGAACGCCCTCATGGCGGCCGTGCTCGCGGAGGGCGAGACGGTGCTGCGCAACTGCGCCCGCGAGCCCGAGGTGGCCGACCTCGCGCTCGCCCTCAACGAGATGGGGGCGAAGATCGAGGGCGCCGGCCGGACCGAGATCCGGATCCAGGGCGTGGAGACGCTCCGGCCGCTCCGGCACACCGTCATCCCCGACCGCGTCGAGGCCGGCACGCTGCTCGTCGCCGGCGCGCTCACCCGCGGCGACGTGGTGGTGAAGGGCTGCGACCCGTCGCACCTCGCCGCGCTGCTCGAGAAGCTGCGCGAGGCGGGCGCCCACCTCGAGCCGGTGGAGGGCGGGCTTCGCGTGCGCGGCGAGGGGCGGCCCAGGCCGTTCAACGTCCGCACCCTGCCGCACCCCGGCTTCCCCACCGACATGCAGGCGCAGGTGATGGTGCTCGCCGCGGTGGCCGACGGGTCGTCGGTCATCACCGAGACCATCTTCGAGAACCGCTTCATGCACGTGCTCGAGCTCCGCCGGCTCGGCGCCGACATCACCGTGGACGGCAAGACCGCGGTGGTGAAGGGCGTGCCGCGCCTCTCCGGCGCGCCGGTGATGGCGAGCGACCTGCGCGCCTCGGCGGCGCTGGTGCTCGCCGGCCTGGACGCCGCGGGCGAGACCGAGATCCAGCGCGTCTACCACCTCGACCGCGGCTACGAGCGGCTCGAGGAGAAGCTCGCGCCCCTGGGGGCGCGCATCCGGAGGGTGCCCGCGTGA
- the prfA gene encoding peptide chain release factor 1 produces the protein MLSPEILKKLESIEQRYEELTALLSDPAVTSNGDRFRKVAKERASTEPTVLALRAYRQALREIEDNEALLGEKDAEIRELAREELASLRARMPAAEEELKTYLVPRDPNDDKDVILEIRAGAGGDEAGLFAAELLRMYLRFAERHGWKSEIADTSPGALGGIKEALVNISGDSVYSALKYESGVHRVQRVPATEQQGRIHTSTVTVAVMPEAEDIDIQINPADIEMDVFRSTGSGGQSVNTTDSAVRLTHKPTGVIVKCQQEKSQLKNRNMAMRMLRAKLFEMELEKQKSSRDAARKSQVGSGDRSEKIRTYNFPQDRLTDHRINYTRHNLPAVMDGDVQDLVDACRTYYAAEALREASRAEQPGAVERRA, from the coding sequence ATGCTTTCACCGGAGATCCTGAAGAAGCTCGAGTCGATCGAGCAGCGCTACGAGGAGCTGACCGCCCTGCTCTCCGACCCGGCGGTCACCTCGAACGGCGACCGCTTCCGCAAGGTCGCGAAGGAGCGCGCCTCGACCGAGCCGACCGTGCTGGCGCTGCGCGCCTACCGCCAGGCGCTCCGGGAGATCGAGGACAACGAGGCGCTGCTCGGCGAGAAGGACGCCGAGATCCGGGAGCTCGCCCGCGAGGAGCTCGCGTCCCTGCGCGCGCGCATGCCCGCCGCCGAGGAGGAGCTCAAGACCTACCTCGTCCCGCGCGACCCGAACGACGACAAGGACGTCATCCTCGAGATCCGCGCCGGCGCCGGCGGCGACGAGGCGGGGCTCTTCGCGGCCGAGCTGCTCCGCATGTACCTGCGCTTCGCCGAGCGCCACGGCTGGAAGAGCGAGATCGCCGACACCTCGCCCGGCGCGCTCGGCGGCATCAAGGAGGCGCTCGTCAACATCAGCGGCGACTCGGTCTACTCGGCCCTCAAGTACGAGTCGGGCGTCCACCGCGTGCAGCGCGTGCCGGCCACCGAGCAGCAGGGGCGCATCCACACCTCCACGGTCACCGTGGCGGTGATGCCCGAGGCCGAGGACATCGACATCCAGATCAACCCGGCCGACATCGAGATGGACGTGTTCCGCTCCACCGGCTCCGGCGGGCAGAGCGTGAACACCACCGACTCGGCGGTGCGCCTCACCCACAAGCCGACCGGCGTGATCGTGAAGTGCCAGCAGGAGAAGAGCCAGCTCAAGAACCGCAACATGGCGATGCGCATGCTGCGGGCGAAGCTCTTCGAGATGGAGCTCGAGAAGCAGAAGAGCTCGCGCGACGCCGCCCGCAAGAGCCAGGTCGGCTCGGGCGACCGCTCCGAGAAGATCCGCACCTACAACTTCCCGCAGGACCGGCTCACCGACCACCGGATCAACTACACGCGCCACAACCTGCCGGCGGTGATGGACGGCGACGTGCAGGATCTCGTGGACGCCTGCCGGACCTACTACGCCGCCGAGGCGCTGCGCGAGGCGTCGCGCGCGGAGCAGCCGGGCGCGGTGGAGCGGCGGGCGTGA
- a CDS encoding zf-TFIIB domain-containing protein, translated as MDCPRCNVEMAEISGDENTAQRCPDCGGLWIDAADLNRVLLHHNLRALSALGGWVNPDEIAGMCPACNVDLVAIEGGERKSLHYDTCESCGGIWLEGPDEDEIAETIEWKQAAKEIVDFFKAFSKK; from the coding sequence ATGGATTGCCCTCGGTGCAACGTCGAGATGGCCGAGATCAGCGGTGATGAGAACACGGCCCAGCGCTGCCCCGACTGCGGGGGGCTCTGGATCGACGCCGCCGACCTGAACCGCGTGCTGCTGCACCACAACCTGCGCGCGCTGTCGGCGCTCGGCGGCTGGGTCAACCCGGACGAGATCGCGGGCATGTGCCCCGCGTGCAACGTGGACCTCGTGGCCATCGAGGGCGGCGAGCGGAAGTCGCTCCACTACGACACCTGCGAGAGCTGCGGCGGGATCTGGCTCGAGGGCCCGGACGAGGACGAGATCGCCGAGACCATCGAGTGGAAGCAGGCGGCGAAGGAGATCGTCGACTTCTTCAAGGCCTTCTCGAAGAAGTAG